From the Bacteroidota bacterium genome, the window AAGTTTCAAGATATTGAACAGTTGTTGCCACTTATTTTTGAGCGGGGAAAAGTACCTTTGTTATTGGTGTTAGACCGAATAACCGATGTGCGGAATTTTGGCGCTATTTGTAGAACTGCCGAATGTTGTGGAGTTGATGCAGTGATTGTACCAAGCAGAGGAGCAGCACAAATTAATTCGGATGCTATTAAAACTTCAGCAGGTGCTCTGCATAAAATCGCAGTTTGCCGTTCACAAAACTTAAAAACCACACTTGCATTTTTGCATGAAAGTGGAATTTCTATTATAGCTTGTACTGAGAAAACTGAAGCCATGTATACCGGTATTGATTTCACCTCTCCAACTGCCATTATTATGGGATCTGAAGATGAGGGAATTAGCGGAGAATATTTGAAACTAAGCAATGCTCGTGCAAAAATTCCATTGTTGGGCGAAATTGGCTCACTGAATGTTTCAGTTGCCTGCGGTGTAATTTTGTATGAAGCTGTTCGACAACGCATGCTTACATCTGTATAAAACATATTTATTTTCAGTAAATGAGAGTTTTTAAATTTGGTGGTGCCTCCGTAAAAGATGCCGCAGCTGTGAAGAATGTAGCAGCTATTTTGCAACTTTTTCCAAACGAAAAATTAGTGGTTGTAATTTCGGCAATGGGTAAAACGACC encodes:
- the rlmB gene encoding 23S rRNA (guanosine(2251)-2'-O)-methyltransferase RlmB is translated as MERKNHDQNPNFIFGIHPVLEALKSDKDVEKVFIQKGISPAIFKELRELLGRKETPFQFVPPEKLNRLTSKTHQGVIAFVTDIKFQDIEQLLPLIFERGKVPLLLVLDRITDVRNFGAICRTAECCGVDAVIVPSRGAAQINSDAIKTSAGALHKIAVCRSQNLKTTLAFLHESGISIIACTEKTEAMYTGIDFTSPTAIIMGSEDEGISGEYLKLSNARAKIPLLGEIGSLNVSVACGVILYEAVRQRMLTSV